The genomic stretch AATTTATGATGATATGGACCTATCTTTTGGAGATATTAGAATCAGAGAAAAGGGAAGTTCTGGAGGACATAATGGAATAAAATCTATAATTTCTCATATAGGAGAAGAGTTTATTAGAATAAAGTGTGGTATAGGTGCGAAAGAAAAAGGTGCTGTTGAACATGTGCTAGGAGAGTTTAATCAGACTGAACAAAAAGATTTAGAAGAAATTTTAGAAAAAATTTATAACTGTGTTATAGAAATGCTTAGTGTTCAAAATTTAGATAGGATTATGCAAAAGTATAATAAGAAAAAAGAAAATTTAAAATAAAAACTTGTTAATTTTGTATATGTATGTTAAAATCAACTTGTGGAAAATAAACTATTATGAAAGGAGTGTTTTTGATGAAATTTTTTGGTTTCAGAGGCGGCGTTCATCCCCCTGAAAATAAAATACAAACAGAACATTTACCAATTGAAAAATTGGAATCTCCAGATGAAATTTTTGTTCCTCTTTTACAACATATAGGAGCTCCTTTAAATCCTCTTGTAAATGTAGGAGATAGAGTTTTAAAAGGACAAAAAATTGCAGATGCAGAAGGTTTGGCGGTACCTGTTCATTCACCAGTGTGTGGAACTGTTACTAAAATTGAAAGTCGTGCTTTCCCATTATCAGGAAAAGTTATGACAATTTTCATTGAAAATGACAAAAAAGAAGAGTGGGCAGAACTAAGTAAAATTGAAAATTGGGAAGATGCAGATAAGAAAGATTTGCTTGACATTATCAGAGAAAAAGGTATTGTTGGTATAGGAGGAGCAACATTCCCAACTCATGTAAAATTAAATCCTCCACCTAACACACAACTAGATAGTTTGATTTTAAATGGTGCAGAATGTGAACCTTATTTAAATTCGGACAATAGACTTATGTTAGAAAATCCAAAATCAATAGTTGAAGGAATTAAAATTATTAAAAAGATTTTAAATGTTCCTAATGTTTATGTGGGAATAGAAGATAATAAACCAGAAGCTATTGAATCTATGAAAAAAGCATCAGAAGGAACAGGAATAAATATAGTTCCATTGAAAACAAAATATCCACAAGGTGGAGAAAAACAACTTATTAAAGCAATTTTAGATAGACAAGTTCCATCAGGGCAACTTCCATCAGCAGTTGGTGTTGTTGTACAAAATACAGGAACAGCTGCAGGTATATATGAAGCTGTTGTAAATGGAAAACCTTTAATTGAAAAAGTTGTTACAGTATCTGGAAAGGCTATTAAAAATCCTAAAAATGTAAAAGTTGCAATAGGAACACCTTTCTCATATATTTTAGATCACTGTGGAATAAATAGAGAAGAAATGGAAAGATTAGTTATGGGAGGTCCTATGATGGGACTTGCTCAAATGACTGAAGACGCCACTGTAATAAAAGGTACATCAGGGCTTTTAGCTCTAACTAATGAGGAAATGAGACCATACAAGACAAAAGCTTGTATAAGCTGTTCTAAGTGTGTTTCTGCATGTCCTATGGGGCTTGCACCACTTATGTTTGACAGATTAGCAGGTGCAAAAGAATATGAAGAGATGGCAG from Fusobacterium hwasookii encodes the following:
- the rsxC gene encoding electron transport complex subunit RsxC is translated as MKFFGFRGGVHPPENKIQTEHLPIEKLESPDEIFVPLLQHIGAPLNPLVNVGDRVLKGQKIADAEGLAVPVHSPVCGTVTKIESRAFPLSGKVMTIFIENDKKEEWAELSKIENWEDADKKDLLDIIREKGIVGIGGATFPTHVKLNPPPNTQLDSLILNGAECEPYLNSDNRLMLENPKSIVEGIKIIKKILNVPNVYVGIEDNKPEAIESMKKASEGTGINIVPLKTKYPQGGEKQLIKAILDRQVPSGQLPSAVGVVVQNTGTAAGIYEAVVNGKPLIEKVVTVSGKAIKNPKNVKVAIGTPFSYILDHCGINREEMERLVMGGPMMGLAQMTEDATVIKGTSGLLALTNEEMRPYKTKACISCSKCVSACPMGLAPLMFDRLAGAKEYEEMAGHNLMDCIECGSCAYICPANRPLAEAIKTGKAKLRAKKK
- the pth gene encoding aminoacyl-tRNA hydrolase — its product is MKVVIGLGNPGKKYEKTRHNIGFIAIDNLRKKINVNDERENFQALVSEKNIDGEKVIFLKPQTFMNLSGNSVIEIVNFYKLDPKKDIIVIYDDMDLSFGDIRIREKGSSGGHNGIKSIISHIGEEFIRIKCGIGAKEKGAVEHVLGEFNQTEQKDLEEILEKIYNCVIEMLSVQNLDRIMQKYNKKKENLK